The following are encoded in a window of Nibricoccus aquaticus genomic DNA:
- the nhaR gene encoding transcriptional activator NhaR, whose amino-acid sequence MDWLNYHHLRYFWTVAKEGGLRQAAERLHVSQPSISAQIRELEEALGERLFRRQGRANVLTDAGQIALRYADEIFNLGRELANAVKQSPSAQAIRLHVGVADALPKLVTNEILKPVFEMAQQVHVICREGKAAELIAHLAAHRLDIVLADEPASSSHQGRVFNHHLGESGVTFCAERKLAAALKRGFPKSLNHARALLPAETTALRRSLEKWFQAIGVRPQVVADFEDAALMKVVAAEGKGFVAIPTIVATEATARYGLHVIGATDRCVENVYAITAERRISHPAVTLITEGARELFA is encoded by the coding sequence ATGGACTGGCTGAATTATCATCATCTGCGCTATTTCTGGACGGTCGCTAAGGAAGGCGGGCTGCGGCAGGCGGCGGAGCGGCTGCATGTGTCGCAACCCTCGATCTCGGCGCAGATCCGGGAGCTGGAGGAGGCGCTGGGCGAAAGGCTTTTCCGGCGGCAGGGGCGGGCGAATGTGTTGACCGATGCAGGGCAGATCGCGCTGCGGTACGCGGACGAGATTTTCAATCTGGGGCGGGAGCTGGCGAATGCGGTGAAGCAGAGCCCGTCGGCGCAGGCGATCCGGCTGCATGTCGGGGTGGCGGACGCGCTGCCGAAGCTGGTGACGAACGAAATCCTGAAGCCGGTTTTCGAGATGGCGCAGCAGGTGCATGTGATCTGTCGCGAAGGGAAGGCGGCGGAGTTGATCGCGCATCTGGCGGCGCACCGGCTGGACATCGTGCTGGCGGACGAGCCGGCTTCGAGTTCGCACCAAGGGCGCGTTTTTAATCATCACCTGGGCGAGTCGGGCGTGACGTTTTGCGCGGAGCGGAAGCTGGCGGCGGCGTTGAAGCGCGGTTTCCCGAAGTCGCTGAATCATGCGCGGGCGTTGCTGCCGGCGGAGACGACGGCGTTACGGCGCTCGTTGGAGAAATGGTTTCAAGCGATTGGGGTGCGGCCGCAGGTGGTGGCGGATTTCGAGGATGCGGCGCTGATGAAAGTGGTCGCGGCGGAGGGGAAGGGGTTTGTGGCGATTCCGACGATCGTGGCGACGGAAGCCACGGCGCGCTATGGGCTGCATGTGATCGGCGCGACGGATCGCTGCGTGGAGAATGTGTACGCGATCACGGCGGAGCGGCGGATTTCGCATCCGGCGGTGACGCTGATCACGGAGGGAGCGCGGGAGCTGTTCGCCTGA
- a CDS encoding HPF/RaiA family ribosome-associated protein, with protein sequence MKLTIRNFTTRSAHALDSLIETRLIALAGRVRIDDATVLVEHRADASPPFRVEIHVAVPGPDLSTERIDNTPVQAFTRAVEDIENRLRERSLKRLGRASSRAHRTSRHMRSARICR encoded by the coding sequence ATGAAACTCACCATCCGCAACTTCACCACGCGCTCCGCCCATGCCCTCGATTCCCTCATCGAAACCCGCCTGATCGCCCTCGCCGGCCGCGTCCGCATCGACGATGCCACCGTGCTCGTCGAACACCGCGCCGACGCCAGCCCACCCTTCCGCGTCGAGATCCACGTCGCCGTCCCCGGCCCCGATCTCAGCACCGAGCGCATCGATAACACCCCCGTCCAGGCCTTCACCCGCGCCGTCGAAGACATCGAAAACCGCCTGCGCGAACGCTCCCTCAAACGCCTCGGCCGCGCTAGCTCCCGCGCCCACCGCACGTCCCGCCACATGCGCTCCGCCCGCATCTGTCGATAA